The following proteins are co-located in the Solanum pennellii chromosome 1, SPENNV200 genome:
- the LOC107009696 gene encoding CO(2)-response secreted protease-like isoform X2: MKKVCLFLWFCLFLISCFLGESKEEGHGVYIVYMGAKGSSNDHTQLMSSLTTRRKNAVVHSYKHSFSGFAARLSDDEAQSIAQHPGVVSVFPDPVFQLHTTRSWDFLRDQYNLVHNFPYGSHSNSTSKGADTIIGIFDTGIWPESESFNDKGIGPVPSRWKGTCTRGYDFKSSSCNRDHDGHGTHVAAIAAGSPVAGASYYGIAGGTARGGSPGSRIAVYHTCTPYSGCSGSKIMKAFDDAIADGVDIINLSFGQPAGAEFEFSKNPIAIGAFHAIQKGIFVVASGGNYGPSSESVVNVAPWIFTVAATTIDRNIETHIPLGGNILIKGGGISFSDLKKSPVYPLADSLSVKIDSEFVYDGEASDCEPDTLDEHKVKGKIIICDHLDDDYSLEQRLDEVKKKGGIGFILSLPDDELITAPKMGSFPGAVVTQGDGIKIHSYINSTMNPVATILPTIGVDNFKPAPVVAFFSSRGPNYNTRNLLKPDIAAPGTAILAAWTASNDTDVTRFGQQPPLFNIESGTSMSCAHVSAIVATLKSQNPSWSPSAIRSAIMTTAFQQSNTKSPIDLNGDAEFLATPYHFGAGVATLSGPLQPGLVYETEITDYLQFLCSQGYNTSTIKLILKKLPANFSCHANASDELMSNMNYPSIAVTLSKVRKTKKVVRTLTRIGDEESEYTATITTPDALRVEVRPKKLKFTSDKKKLSYQVTFKAMSREEDFFGSITWSNGKYKVRSPFVASFG, translated from the exons ATGAAAAAGGTTTGtttatttttgtggttttgTCTATTCTTAATATCTTGTTTTCTAGGAGAATCCAAAGAAGAAGGCCATGGAGTATACATTGTTTACATGGGTGCCAAGGGTTCATCTAATGATCACACTCAACTTATGAGCTCCTTGACAACAAG GAGAAAGAATGCAGTGGTACACAGCTACAAACACAGTTTCTCAGGATTCGCAGCACGTTTATCAGACGATGAAGCTCAGTCGATAGCTCAACATCCCGGAGTAGTATCTGTTTTTCCAGATCCAGTATTTCAACTCCACACGACGCGATCATGGGATTTTCTGAGAGATCAATACAATCTTGTACACAACTTCCCTTACGGTTCTCATTCAAATTCAACCTCGAAAGGAGCAGATACCATAATTGGAATTTTCGACACTG gAATATGGCCTGAATCAGAGAGTTTCAATGACAAAGGTATCGGTCCAGTCCCATCGCGATGGAAAGGAACTTGCACCAGAGGTTATGATTTCAAATCATCCAGCTGTAACAG GGATCACGACGGGCATGGTACTCACGTTGCAGCCATAGCAGCAGGGAGTCCAGTGGCAGGTGCATCCTATTACGGCATAGCAGGAGGAACAGCCAGGGGCGGGTCTCCAGGGTCGAGGATTGCAGTGTACCATACATGCACGCCTTATTCTGGATGCAGTGGATCAAAAATTATGAAAGCATTTGATGATGCTATTGCAGACGGGGTCGATATCATCAACTTATCATTTGGTCAACCAGCTGGAGCAGAGTTTGAGTTCTCCAAAAATCCTATTGCCATCGGAGCCTTCCATGCTATACAGAAGGGCATTTTTGTTGTTGCCTCTGGTGGAAACTATGGGCCTTCATCGGAATCTGTTGTCAATGTTGCTCCTTGGATTTTCACAGTTGCTGCAACAACTATTGACAGAAACATTGAAACACATATTCCCTTGGGTGGAAACATACTAATTAAG GGTGGAGGTATTAGCTTTTCCGATCTCAAGAAATCTCCAGTTTATCCGTTGGCAGACAGTCTATCGGTCAAAATAGACTCGGAGTTTGTTTATGACGGTGAAGCAAG TGACTGTGAACCAGATACACTAGACGAACACAAAGTCAAGGGAAAAATTATTATCTGTGACCATCTCGATGATGACTATTCACTCGAACAAAGGCTGGATGAAGTGAAGAAAAAGGGTGGGATCGGATTTATACTAAGTCTTCCTGATGATGAGCTCATAACAGCACCTAAAATGGGATCATTTCCGGGGGCAGTAGTCACTCAAGGAGACGGCATAAAGATTCATTCTTACATCAACTCAACAAT GAACCCGGTGGCAACAATTCTACCAACTATTGGTGTAGATAATTTCAAACCGGCTCCTGTTGTGGCTTTCTTCTCATCAAGAGGCCCTAATTATAACACTCGAAACCTCCTAAAA CCGGACATTGCAGCTCCAGGGACAGCAATACTTGCAGCTTGGACCGCTAGTAACGACACAGATGTAACTCGGTTTGGCCAACAACCACCACTATTTAACATCGAGTCAGGTACTTCCATGTCTTGTGCTCATGTTTCTGCAATTGTTGCAACACTGAAGTCTCAGAATCCCTCGTGGAGTCCGTCAGCAATCAGATCAGCTATAATGACCACAG CTTTTCAGCAAAGCAATACAAAGAGTCCAATAGATCTCAATGGAGACGCAGAATTCCTTGCCACGCCATATCATTTTGGTGCAGGAGTAGCAACTCTGTCTGGACCATTGCAACCAGGTTTGGTTTACGAGACCGAGATCACAGACTACCTGCAATTCCTCTGCTCTCAAGGATACAACACATCAACAATAAAACTCATCTTGAAGAAACTTCCAGCCAACTTTTCATGCCACGCCAACGCGAGTGATGAGTTGATGTCTAACATGAATTACCCATCAATAGCCGTTACTCTCTCCAaagtaagaaaaacaaagaaagttGTCAGAACTCTAACTAGAATTGGTGATGAAGAATCAGAATATACAGCAACCATAACAACACCAGATGCGTTGAGAGTCGAAGTTCGTccaaagaaattgaagtttaCAAGTGACAAGAAGAAACTGAGCTATCAAGTGACTTTCAAAGCAATGTCTAGAGAGGAAGACTTTTTTGGATCAATTACATGGTCGAATGGTAAGTACAAGGTTCGAAGTCCATTCGTCGCCTCGTTTGGGTAA
- the LOC107009696 gene encoding CO(2)-response secreted protease-like isoform X1, with the protein MKKVCLFLWFCLFLISCFLGESKEEGHGVYIVYMGAKGSSNDHTQLMSSLTTRRKNAVVHSYKHSFSGFAARLSDDEAQSIAQHPGVVSVFPDPVFQLHTTRSWDFLRDQYNLVHNFPYGSHSNSTSKGADTIIGIFDTGIWPESESFNDKGIGPVPSRWKGTCTRGYDFKSSSCNRKLIGARFYDEPGELKTPFVGTPRDHDGHGTHVAAIAAGSPVAGASYYGIAGGTARGGSPGSRIAVYHTCTPYSGCSGSKIMKAFDDAIADGVDIINLSFGQPAGAEFEFSKNPIAIGAFHAIQKGIFVVASGGNYGPSSESVVNVAPWIFTVAATTIDRNIETHIPLGGNILIKGGGISFSDLKKSPVYPLADSLSVKIDSEFVYDGEASDCEPDTLDEHKVKGKIIICDHLDDDYSLEQRLDEVKKKGGIGFILSLPDDELITAPKMGSFPGAVVTQGDGIKIHSYINSTMNPVATILPTIGVDNFKPAPVVAFFSSRGPNYNTRNLLKPDIAAPGTAILAAWTASNDTDVTRFGQQPPLFNIESGTSMSCAHVSAIVATLKSQNPSWSPSAIRSAIMTTAFQQSNTKSPIDLNGDAEFLATPYHFGAGVATLSGPLQPGLVYETEITDYLQFLCSQGYNTSTIKLILKKLPANFSCHANASDELMSNMNYPSIAVTLSKVRKTKKVVRTLTRIGDEESEYTATITTPDALRVEVRPKKLKFTSDKKKLSYQVTFKAMSREEDFFGSITWSNGKYKVRSPFVASFG; encoded by the exons ATGAAAAAGGTTTGtttatttttgtggttttgTCTATTCTTAATATCTTGTTTTCTAGGAGAATCCAAAGAAGAAGGCCATGGAGTATACATTGTTTACATGGGTGCCAAGGGTTCATCTAATGATCACACTCAACTTATGAGCTCCTTGACAACAAG GAGAAAGAATGCAGTGGTACACAGCTACAAACACAGTTTCTCAGGATTCGCAGCACGTTTATCAGACGATGAAGCTCAGTCGATAGCTCAACATCCCGGAGTAGTATCTGTTTTTCCAGATCCAGTATTTCAACTCCACACGACGCGATCATGGGATTTTCTGAGAGATCAATACAATCTTGTACACAACTTCCCTTACGGTTCTCATTCAAATTCAACCTCGAAAGGAGCAGATACCATAATTGGAATTTTCGACACTG gAATATGGCCTGAATCAGAGAGTTTCAATGACAAAGGTATCGGTCCAGTCCCATCGCGATGGAAAGGAACTTGCACCAGAGGTTATGATTTCAAATCATCCAGCTGTAACAG GAAACTGATTGGAGCAAGGTTTTATGACGAACCTGGCGAATTAAAAACACCTTTTGTGGGCACACCTAGGGATCACGACGGGCATGGTACTCACGTTGCAGCCATAGCAGCAGGGAGTCCAGTGGCAGGTGCATCCTATTACGGCATAGCAGGAGGAACAGCCAGGGGCGGGTCTCCAGGGTCGAGGATTGCAGTGTACCATACATGCACGCCTTATTCTGGATGCAGTGGATCAAAAATTATGAAAGCATTTGATGATGCTATTGCAGACGGGGTCGATATCATCAACTTATCATTTGGTCAACCAGCTGGAGCAGAGTTTGAGTTCTCCAAAAATCCTATTGCCATCGGAGCCTTCCATGCTATACAGAAGGGCATTTTTGTTGTTGCCTCTGGTGGAAACTATGGGCCTTCATCGGAATCTGTTGTCAATGTTGCTCCTTGGATTTTCACAGTTGCTGCAACAACTATTGACAGAAACATTGAAACACATATTCCCTTGGGTGGAAACATACTAATTAAG GGTGGAGGTATTAGCTTTTCCGATCTCAAGAAATCTCCAGTTTATCCGTTGGCAGACAGTCTATCGGTCAAAATAGACTCGGAGTTTGTTTATGACGGTGAAGCAAG TGACTGTGAACCAGATACACTAGACGAACACAAAGTCAAGGGAAAAATTATTATCTGTGACCATCTCGATGATGACTATTCACTCGAACAAAGGCTGGATGAAGTGAAGAAAAAGGGTGGGATCGGATTTATACTAAGTCTTCCTGATGATGAGCTCATAACAGCACCTAAAATGGGATCATTTCCGGGGGCAGTAGTCACTCAAGGAGACGGCATAAAGATTCATTCTTACATCAACTCAACAAT GAACCCGGTGGCAACAATTCTACCAACTATTGGTGTAGATAATTTCAAACCGGCTCCTGTTGTGGCTTTCTTCTCATCAAGAGGCCCTAATTATAACACTCGAAACCTCCTAAAA CCGGACATTGCAGCTCCAGGGACAGCAATACTTGCAGCTTGGACCGCTAGTAACGACACAGATGTAACTCGGTTTGGCCAACAACCACCACTATTTAACATCGAGTCAGGTACTTCCATGTCTTGTGCTCATGTTTCTGCAATTGTTGCAACACTGAAGTCTCAGAATCCCTCGTGGAGTCCGTCAGCAATCAGATCAGCTATAATGACCACAG CTTTTCAGCAAAGCAATACAAAGAGTCCAATAGATCTCAATGGAGACGCAGAATTCCTTGCCACGCCATATCATTTTGGTGCAGGAGTAGCAACTCTGTCTGGACCATTGCAACCAGGTTTGGTTTACGAGACCGAGATCACAGACTACCTGCAATTCCTCTGCTCTCAAGGATACAACACATCAACAATAAAACTCATCTTGAAGAAACTTCCAGCCAACTTTTCATGCCACGCCAACGCGAGTGATGAGTTGATGTCTAACATGAATTACCCATCAATAGCCGTTACTCTCTCCAaagtaagaaaaacaaagaaagttGTCAGAACTCTAACTAGAATTGGTGATGAAGAATCAGAATATACAGCAACCATAACAACACCAGATGCGTTGAGAGTCGAAGTTCGTccaaagaaattgaagtttaCAAGTGACAAGAAGAAACTGAGCTATCAAGTGACTTTCAAAGCAATGTCTAGAGAGGAAGACTTTTTTGGATCAATTACATGGTCGAATGGTAAGTACAAGGTTCGAAGTCCATTCGTCGCCTCGTTTGGGTAA
- the LOC107014258 gene encoding ETHYLENE INSENSITIVE 3-like 3 protein, whose translation MAVMDEIGIDVSSDIEIDDIKCDIAEKDVSDEEIEPNELERRMWKDRVKLKRLKEKQKLAARLAAEKQDNKQVTDQATRKKMSRAQDGILKYMLKLMEVCNARGFVYGIIPDKGKPVSGSSDNIRAWWKEKVKFDKNGLAAIAKYEAECLARGDGVGSQNGNPQSVLEDLQDATLGSLLSSLMQHCDPPQRKYPLEKGISPPWWPTGDEGWWAKMGLPKGQKPPYRKPHDLKKMWKVGVLTAVIKHMSPDIAKIRRLIRKSKSLQDKMTAKESSIWLAVLSREEATLQQAGSENGSSSVEEPARNRGEKKKPLVSSDSDYDVDITDDGIGSVSSRDERRNHVHPLNAIPQSHQSTEKGDGHHRRRKRARSNPTEKQIQPSQLHGDEHSNTLPDINSSKMLLAGCITSNSLQGNDKSETTNSVENDLEIQSELPLQDSNLSLVPSANVVRKEDTYIGAGPSFYPMSQNSAVVPYESEMHLENQRSIVQHQFQDTQFHGLQKISGINDGPQISLSHYEPPNNGLQYGPHSSITHTELQVSEFAHGSQFSNFSQPPVYHSYSSPEFGATHAEPQSHLAHNELHITPRHSGVGPSLHGSGNDIPKVNHHDGKDMFQNNHDRHIDMPFASPLGSPFDLGLDIESHFDNSDYDLDFDKELMSFFAS comes from the exons ATGGCTGTGATGGATGAGATTGGAATTGATGTCAG CTCGGACATTGAAATTGATGACATAAAGTGTGATATAGCCGAAAAGGATGTCAGCGATGAAGAAATTGAGCCAAACGAATTGGAGAGACGGATGTGGAAGGACCGTGTCAAGCTCAAGCGGCTCAAGGAAAAACAGAAGCTTGCAGCCCGGCTAGCTGCAGAGAAGCAGGACAATAAACAAGTTACTGATCAGGCTACGCGGAAAAAGATGTCAAGAGCTCAAGATGGGATTTTGAAGTACATGTTGAAGCTCATGGAGGTCTGCAATGCTCGAGGATTTGTTTATGGAATCATTCCTGATAAGGGTAAACCTGTGAGCGGTTCGTCAGATAACATAAGAGCTTGGTGGAAagagaaggtgaagtttgataAGAATGGTCTTGCTGCAATAGCCAAGTACGAAGCAGAATGTCTAGCAAGAGGAGACGGTGTAGGCAGCCAAAATGGGAACCCGCAAAGTGTCTTGGAAGACTTGCAAGATGCTACCTTGGGGTCCCTTTTGTCTTCTTTAATGCAACACTGTGATCCGCCTCAACGGAAATACCCGCTGGAGAAAGGTATCTCGCCACCATGGTGGCCAACTGGGGATGAGGGATGGTGGGCTAAAATGGGACTACCTAAGGGTCAGAAACCGCCATACAGAAAGCCTcatgatttgaagaagatgTGGAAAGTTGGTGTTCTAACTGCTGTCATAAAGCACATGTCACCTGATATTGCAAAGATCAGGAGATTAATCCGCAAATCGAAGAGTCTGCAGGACAAGATGACTGCTAAGGAGAGCTCAATTTGGCTGGCTGTTTTAAGCAGAGAGGAAGCAACCCTCCAACAAGCAGGCAGTGAGAATGGATCATCTAGCGTAGAGGAACCAGCTAGAAACCGTGGTGAAAAGAAGAAACCTTTAGTTAGCAGTGACAGCGACTATGATGTTGATATCACTGATGATGGTATTGGCTCTGTATCGTCTAGGGACGAGAGGAGGAATCATGTTCATCCTCTAAATGCCATTCCTCAATCTCACCAAAGTACGGAGAAAGGAGATGGACATCATCGGAGGAGAAAACGAGCTAGGTCAAACCCTACTGAGAAACAGATTCAACCATCTCAGCTACATGGTGACGAGCATAGTAACACATTACCTGATATAAACAGTTCAAAAATGCTATTGGCTGGATGTATAACGAGTAACAGCCTACAGGGAAATGACAAGAGTGAAACAACAAATTCTGTAGAGAACGACTTAGAGATTCAATCAGAGTTACCGTTACAAGACTCAAACCTATCATTGGTTCCATCAGCTAATGTAGTCCGTAAAGAGGATACATATATAGGTGCTGGGCCATCATTTTATCCGATGTCTCAAAATTCTGCTGTTGTCCCTTATGAATCAGAGATGCATCTTGAAAATCAACGCTCTATAGTTCAGCATCAATTTCAAGACACTCAGTTCCATGGTCTCCAGAAGATTTCTGGTATAAATGATGGACCACAAATTTCCCTATCGCATTATGAACCTCCAAACAACGGGTTGCAATATGGACCTCACAGTTCCATCACACACACTGAACTGCAAGTTTCTGAATTTGCTCATGGGTCTCAATTTTCTAACTTCAGTCAACCACCTGTGTATCACTCTTATTCATCACCTGAATTTGGGGCGACACATGCAGAACCACAGTCCCACTTGGCACACAATGAACTTCATATTACGCCAAGGCATTCTGGTGTTGGTCCATCGCTTCATGGAAGTGGAAATGATATCCCTAAAGTCAATCACCATGATGGAAAAGACATGTTTCAGAATAATCACGACAGACATATTGATATGCCTTTTGCATCTCCACTCGGCAGTCCATTTGACTTGGGGCTTGATATTGAAAGTCATTTTGATAATTCGGATTATGATTTAGATTTTGACAAAGAACTAATGTCATTCTTCGCCTCATAG
- the LOC107003092 gene encoding UDP-glycosyltransferase 92A1-like — MEGEKPHIVLFPFMSQSHIIPFLALASKFTQKGYQITFINTPLNIKKLKSSSSSKNPLIHFLEIPFNTTEHNLPPDAEITDSLPYNLALKLLQASPSLESNFRFILSHLVNLKIGCFKKPPNCVVSDFFFGWSAKVTHEFGIFHSIFVGAGGFGLACYYSMWINLPHKDVNNLEFILPDFQEAGKFHVTQLSPSLAIADGNDDYSVFQMKNLPLWENSDGVLINTVEEFDTIGLMYFRRKLCIPVWAIGPILHQENVNPRKEPGISLVKCKEWLDNKDKDSVLYVCFGSQNTISASQMMQLAKGLDGVEVNFIWVIRPPLGFDVNADFRPEEWLPEGFIERNQEQRGLVVVDWAPQVEILAHESIGSFLSNCGWNSVLESLINGVPLIGWPMAADQFFNAKFLVEEIGVCVEMARGTTFDVSYVDVIEKIELVMGSEGEKGKRLRGKACEVKEMIKDANRDEDDYKGSSIRAMDEFFNLMMKERIGSQ, encoded by the coding sequence ATGGAAGGTGAAAAACCTCACATAGTTCTCTTCCCTTTCATGTCACAAAGTCATATAATCCCTTTCTTAGCTTTAGCTTCAAAATTTACCCAAAAAGGTTACCAAATCACTTTCATAAACACACCATTAAACATCAAGAAACtcaaatcatcatcatcatcaaaaaaccctttaattcattttcttgaaataccCTTCAACACTACTGAACATAATCTTCCACCAGATGCTGAAATCACTGATTCTTTACCTTATAATCTTGCCCTTAAACTTCTTCAAGCTTCCCCTTCACTTGAATCTAACTTCAGATTCATACTTTCTCATCTTGTTAACCTAAAGATTGGATGTTTCAAGAAACCCCCAAATTGTGTTGTGTCAGATTTCTTTTTTGGTTGGTCAGCTAAGGTAACTCATGAATTTGGtatttttcattctatttttgttGGTGCTGGTGGTTTTGGATTAGCTTGCTATTACTCTATGTGGATAAATTTACCTCATAAAGATGTTAATAATCTTGAGTTTATATTGCCTGATTTTCAAGAAGCTGGAAAATTTCATGTCACACAGTTGTCACCTAGTCTTGCTATAGCTGATGGAAATGATGATTACTCAGTTTTTCAGATGAAAAATCTTCCACTTTGGGAAAACTCAGATGGGGTTTTGATTAATACTGTTGAGGAGTTTGATACTATTGGATTGATGTATTTTAGAAGGAAGTTATGTATACCTGTTTGGGCAATAGGACCAATACTTCATCAAGAAAATGTCAATCCTAGGAAAGAACCTGGAATTTCTTTAGTGAAATGTAAAGAATGGTTAGATAACAAGGATAAAGATTCGGTTCTTTACGTATGTTTTGGTTCACAAAACACGATTTCCGCGTCACAGATGATGCAACTAGCAAAAGGATTAGATGGGGTTGAAGTAAACTTCATTTGGGTGATTAGACCACCTTTAGGATTTGATGTAAATGCTGATTTCAGACCAGAAGAATGGTTACCAGAAGGTTTTATCGAAAGAAATCAAGAACAAAGAGGACTAGTAGTGGTTGATTGGGCACCACAAGTTGAAATCTTGGCTCATGAATCAATAGGTTCATTTTTGAGTAATTGTGGTTGGAATTCAGTTCTTGAATCATTGATTAATGGTGTTCCATTGATTGGATGGCCAATGGCAGCTGATCAATTTTTTAATGCTAAGTTTTTGGTTGAAGAAATTGGTGTTTGTGTTGAAATGGCTAGAGGGACTACATTTGATGTAAGTTATGTGGATGTAATTGAAAAGATTGAGTTAGTTATGGGTAGTGAAGGTGAAAAGGGGAAAAGATTAAGAGGTAAAGCTTGTGAAGTTAAAGAAATGATTAAAGATGCTAATAGAGATGAAGATGATTACAAAGGATCTTCTATTAGAGCTATGGATGAgttttttaatttgatgatgAAAGAAAGGATTGGCTCACAataa